A section of the Streptomyces sp. SCL15-4 genome encodes:
- a CDS encoding DUF4190 domain-containing protein, translated as MTPRADRTPVQDAWAPASVHGQRTLTSPPSAPADPAGTAPAPWAAPAGGTATPAPAPHPAQLTSQAPAPQPNPFAPPTPAPPPSNPFAPPNPSPAPNPFAPPASHATPNPYAPPAPAPPAHAFLPPAGPAPVPPPPIAPDGPGQVPYGYPGTLPAYGHPGPPHAPYADAPYPVGSGYGWGTQPAPSNGMGTASLVLGIISAVGFLAWPLALVLGVLAIIFGALGRGKAKRGEATNPGVALAGLICGATGIVLVLGLFAVIIAAYG; from the coding sequence GTGACACCGCGCGCTGACCGGACGCCGGTCCAGGACGCCTGGGCCCCCGCCTCCGTCCACGGCCAGCGGACCCTCACCTCACCGCCGTCGGCCCCGGCGGACCCCGCCGGCACCGCGCCCGCCCCCTGGGCCGCCCCCGCCGGCGGCACCGCGACCCCGGCCCCCGCGCCGCACCCGGCCCAGCTCACCTCCCAGGCCCCCGCCCCGCAGCCGAACCCCTTCGCGCCGCCCACGCCCGCACCGCCTCCCTCGAACCCCTTCGCGCCCCCGAACCCGAGCCCCGCCCCCAACCCGTTCGCGCCCCCCGCCTCCCACGCGACCCCGAACCCGTACGCACCCCCCGCACCCGCGCCCCCGGCCCACGCCTTCCTCCCGCCCGCGGGACCGGCCCCGGTGCCCCCGCCGCCCATCGCCCCGGACGGTCCCGGCCAGGTGCCGTACGGCTACCCGGGCACCCTGCCGGCCTACGGCCACCCGGGCCCGCCGCACGCCCCGTACGCCGACGCCCCCTACCCCGTCGGCAGCGGCTACGGCTGGGGCACGCAGCCCGCGCCGAGCAACGGCATGGGGACGGCCTCGCTGGTGCTGGGCATCATCTCGGCGGTCGGCTTCCTCGCGTGGCCGCTCGCCCTGGTGCTGGGCGTCCTCGCCATCATCTTCGGCGCGCTCGGCCGGGGGAAGGCGAAGCGGGGAGAGGCAACGAACCCCGGGGTGGCCCTGGCCGGTCTCATCTGCGGTGCGACGGGCATCGTGCTGGTGCTGGGCCTGTTCGCCGTGATCATCGCGGCGTACGGCTGA
- a CDS encoding adenosine deaminase: MVVPSCYGPRGTPRPGAYDEPAPPISRSPRPGRAPRLTGAVPGEEPLTATSVPATGTADRDLRTFIAGLPKAELHVHHVGSASPRIVSELSARHADSRVPADPEALAEYFTFTDFAHFIEVYLSVVDLIRTPEDVRLLTYEVARDLARQQVRYAELTITPFSSTRRGIDERAFMDAIEDARKAAEAEFGTVLRWCFDIPGEAGLEAAEETTRLATEDRVRPEGLVSFGLGGPEIGVPRPQFKPYFDRAIAAGLHSVPHAGETTGPETVWDALRHLRAERIGHGTSSARDPELLAYLAEHRIPLEVCPTSNIATRAVRTLEEHPIREFTRAGVLVTINSDDPPMFGTDLNNEYAVAARLLELDERGLAALAKNAVDVSFLDAAGKARIAQEIDDYTATWLAARPTKP; this comes from the coding sequence CTGGTCGTCCCGTCATGCTACGGGCCGCGCGGGACACCGCGGCCCGGGGCCTACGATGAACCCGCGCCACCGATCAGCCGATCACCGCGCCCGGGCCGTGCACCGCGGCTCACGGGCGCCGTTCCCGGGGAGGAACCCTTGACCGCCACCTCCGTACCCGCCACCGGCACCGCCGACCGCGATCTGCGCACCTTCATCGCGGGGCTGCCGAAGGCCGAACTGCACGTCCACCACGTCGGCTCCGCCTCCCCCCGCATCGTCTCGGAACTGTCCGCCCGCCACGCCGACTCCAGGGTCCCCGCCGACCCCGAGGCGCTGGCCGAGTACTTCACCTTCACCGACTTCGCGCACTTCATCGAGGTGTACTTGTCGGTCGTGGACCTCATCCGCACCCCGGAGGACGTCCGGCTGCTCACCTACGAGGTGGCCCGCGACCTGGCCCGGCAGCAGGTGCGGTACGCGGAGCTGACCATCACCCCCTTCTCCTCCACCCGGCGCGGCATCGACGAGCGGGCCTTCATGGACGCGATCGAGGACGCCCGCAAGGCCGCCGAGGCGGAGTTCGGGACCGTGCTGCGCTGGTGCTTCGACATCCCCGGCGAGGCCGGTCTGGAGGCCGCCGAGGAGACCACGCGGCTGGCCACCGAGGACCGGGTCCGCCCGGAGGGCCTGGTGTCGTTCGGGCTCGGCGGGCCGGAGATCGGCGTGCCCCGGCCGCAGTTCAAGCCGTACTTCGACCGGGCCATCGCCGCCGGACTGCACTCCGTCCCGCACGCCGGGGAGACGACCGGCCCGGAGACGGTGTGGGACGCGCTGCGCCACCTGCGCGCCGAGCGCATCGGGCACGGCACCAGCTCCGCGCGGGACCCGGAGCTGCTGGCGTACCTCGCCGAGCACCGCATCCCGCTGGAGGTCTGCCCGACCTCCAACATCGCCACCCGCGCGGTGCGCACCCTGGAGGAACACCCGATCAGGGAGTTCACCCGGGCCGGGGTACTGGTGACGATCAACTCCGACGACCCGCCGATGTTCGGCACGGACCTGAACAACGAGTACGCGGTGGCCGCCCGGCTGCTGGAGCTGGACGAGCGGGGCCTGGCCGCGCTCGCGAAGAACGCGGTGGACGTCTCCTTCCTGGACGCGGCGGGCAAGGCCCGGATCGCCCAGGAGATCGACGACTACACCGCCACCTGGCTCGCCGCCCGGCCCACCAAGCCGTAA
- a CDS encoding spermidine/putrescine ABC transporter substrate-binding protein, with amino-acid sequence MSQTSSRTSVPSRRSLLAALGTTAALGALAGCGVPAAYVKPGDRPAADESASDKRLTWANWPLYIDTDDDDPGRRPTLEGFGKRTGISVDYVEEINDNDEFFGKISPSLMNHRSTGRDLIVISDWMCARYVRLGWVQEMDRAHQPNVARNLDPLLRSPAFDKGRRFTVPWQSGITGIAYDRRRLGRDIRHVKDLWAPDLKGRVTLLSGLDEAFALLMQGDGVDITRWTTDDFHRMCDRVEREVHRGQIRRFTGNDYTKDLVSGDVLACQAYSGDVIQLQADNPHIRFVVPEEGAELWSDSLMIPDRARHKANAERLIDYYYQPEVAAKLAAWVNYVCPVPAAREVLAADADKDTAALADNPLIFPDSVMRERLAVARDITSRERPEFTRRWNGIVGL; translated from the coding sequence GTGTCCCAGACTTCCTCCCGTACGTCCGTACCGTCCCGCCGCTCCCTGCTCGCCGCCCTCGGCACCACCGCCGCGCTCGGTGCGCTGGCCGGGTGCGGGGTGCCCGCCGCCTACGTCAAGCCCGGCGACCGTCCCGCGGCCGACGAGTCCGCGTCCGACAAGAGGCTGACCTGGGCCAACTGGCCGCTGTACATCGACACCGACGACGACGACCCGGGCCGGCGGCCCACCCTGGAGGGGTTCGGGAAGCGCACCGGGATCTCCGTCGACTATGTCGAGGAGATCAACGACAACGACGAGTTCTTCGGCAAGATCAGCCCCTCGCTGATGAACCACCGGTCCACCGGCCGCGATCTGATCGTCATCAGCGACTGGATGTGCGCACGGTACGTCCGGCTGGGCTGGGTCCAGGAGATGGACCGCGCCCACCAGCCGAACGTGGCGCGCAACCTGGACCCGCTGCTGCGCTCGCCCGCCTTCGACAAGGGCCGCCGGTTCACCGTGCCGTGGCAGTCCGGGATCACCGGCATCGCCTACGACCGCCGCAGACTCGGCCGGGACATCCGGCACGTCAAGGACCTCTGGGCGCCCGACCTCAAGGGCCGGGTGACCCTGCTGTCCGGCCTGGACGAGGCGTTCGCGCTGCTGATGCAGGGCGACGGCGTGGACATCACCCGCTGGACCACGGACGACTTCCACCGGATGTGCGACCGGGTCGAACGGGAGGTGCACCGGGGCCAGATCCGCCGCTTCACCGGCAACGACTACACCAAGGACCTGGTCAGCGGCGATGTGCTGGCCTGCCAGGCGTACTCCGGCGATGTCATCCAGCTCCAGGCGGACAACCCGCACATCCGCTTCGTCGTCCCCGAGGAGGGCGCCGAGCTGTGGTCGGACTCGCTGATGATCCCCGACCGGGCCCGGCACAAGGCCAACGCCGAGCGGCTGATCGACTACTACTACCAGCCCGAGGTCGCCGCGAAGCTCGCCGCCTGGGTCAACTACGTCTGCCCGGTCCCGGCCGCCCGGGAGGTGCTGGCCGCCGACGCGGACAAGGACACCGCGGCCCTCGCCGACAACCCCCTGATCTTCCCGGACTCCGTCATGCGCGAGCGCCTGGCCGTCGCCCGCGACATCACCTCCCGGGAACGCCCGGAGTTCACCCGGCGCTGGAACGGCATCGTGGGCCTGTGA
- a CDS encoding glycerophosphodiester phosphodiesterase, which yields MQTVTAVAHRGDPYRFRENTIDSLRSALGRGADAVEVDVRLTRDGVPVLLHDETLRRLWEVDRPLGALSAEELRGLTAGGVPTLAEALAATGDSRVMVDLCGPVGRRTVARTLDVVRQSGARDRVYYSAGAEAMLAVRAADPAAEIALTRTTLAPPRPALLAAVRPRWLNYRFSLVDRDLAARVHRDGCLLSVWTPDTRRSMSRLLDLGVDSVTTNRIDVLHALRSR from the coding sequence ATGCAGACCGTGACCGCCGTGGCTCATCGCGGCGACCCCTACCGCTTCCGTGAGAACACCATCGACTCGCTGCGGTCCGCGCTCGGCCGGGGCGCGGACGCCGTCGAGGTCGACGTACGGCTCACCCGGGACGGCGTTCCCGTGCTGCTGCACGACGAGACGCTGCGGCGGCTGTGGGAGGTCGACCGGCCGCTGGGCGCGCTGTCCGCCGAGGAGCTGCGCGGGCTGACGGCCGGCGGGGTGCCGACGCTGGCGGAGGCGCTGGCCGCGACCGGCGACAGCCGGGTGATGGTGGACCTGTGCGGGCCGGTCGGCCGCCGGACGGTCGCCAGGACGCTGGACGTGGTCCGGCAGAGCGGGGCCCGGGACCGGGTCTACTACAGCGCGGGCGCCGAGGCGATGCTCGCCGTCCGCGCCGCCGACCCGGCCGCCGAGATCGCCCTGACCCGGACGACCCTGGCCCCGCCCCGCCCGGCACTGCTCGCCGCCGTGCGCCCGCGCTGGCTCAACTACCGCTTCTCGCTGGTCGACCGGGACCTGGCCGCCCGCGTGCACCGCGACGGCTGTCTGCTGTCCGTGTGGACCCCGGACACCCGCCGCTCCATGAGCAGGCTGCTGGACCTGGGCGTGGACTCGGTCACGACGAACCGGATCGACGTCCTGCACGCCCTGCGCTCCCGCTGA
- a CDS encoding Lrp/AsnC family transcriptional regulator, giving the protein MHSEVVASRSADQRDSSRESRNGNSPQLDAVSLAIIQQLQEDGRRPYAAIGKAVGLSEAAVRQRVQKLLDQGVMQIVAVTDPLTVGFRRQAMVGINVEGDVESIADALTGMSEVEYVVMTAGSFDILAEIVCEDDDHLLDVINKRIRALPGVRSTESFVYLKLKKQTYMWGTR; this is encoded by the coding sequence GTGCACAGTGAGGTTGTGGCCAGTCGAAGCGCAGACCAGAGGGACTCGTCCCGCGAGTCCAGGAACGGCAACAGTCCCCAGCTGGACGCCGTCTCCCTCGCCATCATTCAGCAGCTCCAGGAGGACGGCCGCCGGCCGTACGCCGCGATCGGCAAGGCCGTCGGCCTGTCCGAGGCGGCCGTGCGCCAGCGCGTGCAGAAGCTGCTGGACCAGGGCGTGATGCAGATCGTCGCCGTGACGGACCCGCTGACCGTGGGTTTCCGCCGGCAGGCGATGGTCGGGATCAACGTCGAGGGCGATGTCGAGTCGATCGCGGACGCGCTGACCGGCATGTCGGAAGTCGAGTACGTGGTGATGACCGCGGGCTCGTTCGACATCCTCGCCGAGATCGTCTGCGAGGACGACGACCACCTGCTGGACGTCATCAACAAACGCATCCGGGCCCTGCCCGGCGTGCGCTCCACCGAGAGCTTCGTCTATCTGAAGCTCAAGAAGCAGACCTACATGTGGGGAACCCGATAA
- a CDS encoding gamma-aminobutyraldehyde dehydrogenase, with protein MSTELRRLRNYIDGEFRDAADGRTTEVVNPATGEAYATAPLSGQADVDAAMEAAARAFPAWRDTTPAERQKALLKIADAFEERAEDLIAAEVENTGKPVGLTRSEEIPPMVDQIRFFAGAARMLEGRSAGEYMEGMTSIIRREPVGVCAQVAPWNYPMMMAVWKFAPAIAAGNTVVLKPSDTTPASTVLIADIIGSILPKGVFNVICGDRDTGRMMVEHPVPAMASITGSVRAGMSVAESASKDVKRVHLELGGKAPVVVFEDTDIAKAAEDISMAGFFNAGQDCTAATRVLVHEAIHDEFVAALAKAAAETRTGQPDDEDVLFGPLNNPNQLKQVAGFIDRLPAHAKVEAGGHRVGDKGYFFAPTVVSGLKQDDEIVQNEVFGPVITVQSFTDEDQAVEYANGVEYALASSVWTKDHARAMRLSKKLDFGCVWINTHIPLVAEMPHGGFKKSGYGKDLSAYGFEDYTRIKHVMTSLDA; from the coding sequence GTGAGCACCGAGCTGCGTCGTCTGCGCAACTACATCGACGGTGAGTTCCGGGACGCCGCCGACGGACGGACCACCGAGGTGGTCAACCCCGCGACGGGCGAGGCGTACGCGACCGCGCCGCTGTCCGGGCAGGCCGACGTCGACGCCGCCATGGAGGCCGCCGCCCGCGCCTTCCCCGCCTGGCGCGACACCACCCCCGCCGAGCGGCAGAAGGCCCTCCTGAAGATCGCCGACGCGTTCGAGGAGCGCGCCGAGGACCTGATCGCGGCCGAGGTGGAGAACACGGGCAAGCCCGTCGGGCTGACCCGCTCCGAGGAGATCCCGCCGATGGTCGACCAGATCCGCTTCTTCGCGGGCGCGGCCCGGATGCTGGAGGGCCGCTCGGCCGGCGAGTACATGGAGGGGATGACCTCGATCATCCGCCGTGAGCCGGTCGGCGTCTGCGCGCAGGTCGCGCCGTGGAACTACCCGATGATGATGGCCGTGTGGAAGTTCGCCCCGGCCATCGCGGCGGGCAACACGGTCGTGCTGAAGCCGTCGGACACCACCCCCGCCTCCACGGTGCTGATCGCCGACATCATCGGCTCGATCCTGCCCAAGGGCGTCTTCAACGTCATCTGCGGCGACCGCGACACCGGCCGGATGATGGTCGAGCACCCCGTGCCCGCGATGGCGTCGATCACCGGCTCCGTGCGCGCCGGCATGTCCGTCGCCGAGTCCGCCTCCAAGGACGTCAAGCGCGTCCACCTGGAGCTGGGCGGCAAGGCCCCGGTCGTGGTCTTCGAGGACACCGACATCGCCAAGGCCGCCGAGGACATCTCCATGGCGGGCTTCTTCAACGCCGGCCAGGACTGTACGGCCGCCACCCGCGTCCTCGTCCACGAGGCGATCCACGACGAGTTCGTGGCCGCGCTGGCCAAGGCCGCGGCCGAGACCAGGACCGGACAGCCGGACGACGAGGACGTCCTCTTCGGCCCGCTGAACAACCCCAACCAGCTGAAGCAGGTCGCCGGCTTCATCGACCGCCTCCCGGCGCACGCCAAGGTCGAGGCGGGCGGCCACCGGGTCGGCGACAAGGGCTACTTCTTCGCCCCGACCGTCGTCTCCGGCCTCAAGCAGGACGACGAGATCGTCCAGAACGAGGTCTTCGGCCCGGTCATCACCGTGCAGTCCTTCACCGACGAGGACCAGGCCGTCGAGTACGCCAACGGCGTCGAGTACGCCCTCGCGTCCTCGGTGTGGACCAAGGACCACGCCCGCGCGATGCGCCTGTCCAAGAAGCTCGACTTCGGCTGCGTGTGGATCAACACCCACATCCCGCTGGTCGCCGAGATGCCGCACGGCGGCTTCAAGAAGTCCGGTTACGGCAAGGACCTGTCGGCGTACGGCTTCGAGGACTACACGCGCATCAAGCACGTGATGACGTCCCTGGACGCGTAA
- a CDS encoding gamma-aminobutyraldehyde dehydrogenase, which yields MHNPGTATPERFPAQDRFTDGAQFIAGRPAHGTSGRHHAVVDPATGQEVYRYELAGPDDVDAAVAAAREAFPGWSAATPGERSDALHRFAGVLAERAEDLARAESLQCGKPLKLTREFDVPGTVDNTAFFAGAARHLQGQSAGEYSADHTSYVRREPIGVVGSVAPWNYPLQMAAWKILPAIAAGNTVVLKPAEITPLTSLMFARAATDAGIPDGVVNIVTGAGKEAGEHLVGHPDVAMTSFTGSTAVGRRVAEIATATVKRLHLELGGKAPFVVFDDADLEAAVHGAVAGSLINSGQDCTAATRAYVQRPLYEAFVERTAALMETVRLGDPFAPGTDLGPLISHAHRDRVAAFVDRARAYARVVTGGEAPQGELRDGAYYRPTLITGAAQDSEIVQAEIFGPVLVVLPFDSDDEGLRLADDTPYGLAASAWTSDVYRANRATREIKAGCVWVNDHIPIISEMPHGGYKASGFGKDMSAYSFEEYTQIKHVMFDNTAVAAKDWHRTVFGDR from the coding sequence ATGCACAACCCGGGCACCGCCACCCCGGAACGATTCCCCGCACAGGACCGGTTCACGGACGGCGCGCAGTTCATCGCCGGCCGTCCGGCCCACGGCACCTCGGGCCGCCACCACGCCGTGGTCGACCCCGCCACCGGCCAGGAGGTGTACCGCTACGAACTGGCCGGCCCCGACGACGTCGACGCGGCCGTCGCCGCCGCGCGCGAGGCGTTCCCGGGCTGGTCCGCCGCCACCCCGGGCGAGCGCTCGGACGCCCTGCACCGGTTCGCCGGTGTCCTCGCCGAGCGCGCCGAGGACCTCGCCCGCGCCGAGTCGCTCCAGTGCGGCAAGCCGCTCAAGCTCACCCGCGAGTTCGACGTGCCGGGCACCGTCGACAACACCGCCTTCTTCGCGGGCGCCGCCCGGCACCTCCAGGGGCAGTCCGCCGGTGAGTACTCCGCGGACCACACGTCGTACGTCCGGCGCGAGCCCATCGGCGTGGTCGGGTCCGTCGCGCCCTGGAACTACCCGCTCCAGATGGCCGCCTGGAAGATCCTCCCGGCGATCGCCGCGGGCAACACCGTCGTGCTCAAGCCCGCCGAGATCACCCCGCTGACCTCGCTGATGTTCGCGCGGGCGGCCACGGACGCGGGCATCCCGGACGGAGTGGTCAACATCGTCACCGGGGCCGGGAAGGAGGCCGGCGAGCACCTGGTCGGGCATCCGGACGTGGCCATGACCTCCTTCACCGGGTCCACCGCCGTCGGCAGGCGGGTCGCCGAGATCGCCACCGCCACCGTCAAGCGGCTCCACCTCGAACTGGGCGGCAAGGCGCCCTTCGTGGTCTTCGACGACGCCGACCTGGAGGCCGCCGTGCACGGCGCGGTCGCGGGCTCGCTCATCAACAGCGGGCAGGACTGCACGGCCGCCACCCGCGCGTACGTGCAGCGTCCGCTGTACGAGGCGTTCGTGGAGCGGACGGCGGCGCTGATGGAGACCGTCCGGCTCGGCGACCCGTTCGCACCCGGCACCGACCTCGGGCCGCTGATCTCCCACGCCCATCGCGACCGGGTGGCCGCCTTCGTGGACCGGGCGCGCGCCTACGCGCGCGTGGTCACCGGCGGCGAGGCACCGCAGGGCGAGCTGAGGGACGGCGCCTACTACCGGCCCACCCTGATCACCGGCGCGGCCCAGGACAGCGAGATCGTGCAGGCGGAGATCTTCGGCCCCGTCCTGGTCGTCCTGCCCTTCGACAGCGACGACGAGGGCCTGCGGCTGGCCGACGACACCCCGTACGGCCTCGCCGCCTCCGCGTGGACGAGCGACGTGTACCGCGCGAACCGGGCCACCCGCGAGATCAAGGCGGGCTGCGTCTGGGTCAACGACCACATCCCGATCATCAGCGAGATGCCGCACGGCGGTTACAAGGCATCGGGCTTCGGCAAGGACATGTCCGCCTACTCCTTCGAGGAGTACACGCAGATCAAGCACGTCATGTTCGACAACACCGCGGTGGCCGCCAAGGACTGGCACCGCACCGTCTTCGGGGACCGCTAG
- a CDS encoding nitroreductase family protein, with amino-acid sequence MTLALSSDELLSTTRAVRHRLDLTRPVSRRLLEECVDLAVQAPSGRNRQRWHFVIVTDPARRAALADVWRAGVAAPGAGEPLPERDVRRASVARMDRVYSGTAHLYAHLHEVPALVVPCVEGRTDHAPVLRQAGTWGSILPAVWSFMLAARARGLGTCWTTGNLVDERASARVLGIPYDDVMQAALIPVAHTLGTDFRPAPRIPRDQVLHWDQF; translated from the coding sequence ATGACTCTCGCCCTCTCTTCCGACGAGCTGCTGTCCACCACCCGCGCCGTCCGCCACCGCCTCGACCTCACCCGCCCGGTGTCGCGCCGGCTGCTGGAGGAGTGCGTGGACCTCGCCGTCCAGGCGCCGTCCGGACGCAACCGGCAGCGCTGGCACTTCGTCATCGTCACCGACCCCGCGCGACGGGCCGCCCTGGCCGACGTGTGGCGTGCCGGAGTGGCCGCGCCCGGCGCCGGCGAACCGCTGCCGGAACGGGACGTGCGACGGGCCTCCGTGGCCCGGATGGACCGCGTCTACTCCGGCACCGCGCACCTGTACGCCCACCTGCACGAGGTCCCGGCGCTCGTCGTGCCGTGCGTGGAAGGCCGTACCGACCACGCGCCGGTCCTGCGCCAGGCCGGCACCTGGGGCTCCATCCTGCCGGCCGTGTGGAGCTTCATGCTCGCCGCCCGCGCGCGGGGCCTGGGCACCTGCTGGACCACCGGCAACCTCGTCGACGAGCGGGCGTCGGCCCGGGTGCTCGGGATCCCGTACGACGACGTCATGCAGGCGGCGCTCATCCCCGTAGCCCATACCCTCGGCACCGACTTCCGGCCGGCTCCCCGCATCCCGCGGGACCAGGTACTGCACTGGGACCAGTTTTGA
- a CDS encoding NADAR family protein — protein MGRIDGVESLIREVRAGRRLKYLCFWGHRPRPDGRIGASCLSQWWPSPFVVDGVEYATAEHWMMAGKARLFGDAEAERRVLAAAHPAAAKKAGRLVRGFDEETWERERFRIVVEGSVHKFAADDGLRDFLLNTGDRVLVEASPVDRVWGTGLAADDEAATDPERWQGLNLLGFALMETRERLAGAGA, from the coding sequence ATGGGAAGGATCGACGGGGTGGAATCGCTGATCAGGGAGGTCCGCGCGGGCCGCCGGCTGAAGTACCTCTGCTTCTGGGGGCACCGGCCGAGGCCGGACGGGCGGATCGGCGCGAGCTGTCTGAGCCAGTGGTGGCCGTCACCGTTCGTGGTGGACGGGGTGGAGTACGCGACGGCGGAGCACTGGATGATGGCCGGCAAGGCCCGGCTGTTCGGGGACGCGGAGGCGGAGCGCCGGGTGCTGGCCGCGGCACATCCCGCCGCGGCGAAGAAGGCGGGGCGGCTGGTCCGGGGCTTCGACGAGGAGACCTGGGAGCGGGAGCGGTTCCGGATCGTGGTCGAGGGCAGCGTGCACAAGTTCGCGGCCGACGACGGCCTGCGGGACTTCCTGCTGAACACCGGGGACCGCGTGCTGGTGGAGGCGAGCCCCGTGGACCGCGTGTGGGGCACGGGCCTGGCGGCGGACGACGAGGCGGCCACGGACCCGGAGCGGTGGCAGGGGCTGAATCTGCTGGGCTTCGCCCTGATGGAGACGCGGGAGCGGCTGGCGGGAGCGGGCGCCTGA
- a CDS encoding serine hydrolase domain-containing protein, whose translation MRRTGRVSSPARRTALVAAGLVAALAAGPLAAPAFAAPGSSAPASSTAGSPASARDTSGPDAEALSAALAGLPDHDATAALVRVGGNGGWRGTAGVRDVRTGAPALENARFRAGSVTKVVTAAIVLQLAAEGRIDLDGTVQRYLPGLLTEDFKEPVTVRQLLDYTSGLQPGASLGDTVEAGYPHRFETLTPRQVVAASVARGPAYTPGTRQTYGNIHYTVLGLLVEKVTGDSYAHQAQVRIFRPLGMRHSSFPAAGDTRIHGPHNRGYDWIDGKLVDVTEWNMTDRFAAGDLVSTTADLERLLVGLFRGRVVPEPQLREMFTLPDVPDAHYGAALERIEINGKVVWGKGGSRPGYTAAIAATRDLSRTLVYSVNSTDAKGPGQQAAAERFAFPAFNR comes from the coding sequence ATGCGCCGTACCGGCCGTGTCAGCAGCCCTGCCCGCCGTACCGCCCTCGTGGCCGCCGGTCTCGTCGCCGCGCTGGCCGCCGGCCCGCTGGCCGCCCCGGCGTTCGCCGCACCCGGCTCCTCCGCACCCGCCTCCTCCACGGCCGGCTCGCCCGCGTCCGCCCGGGACACCTCCGGTCCGGACGCCGAGGCGCTGTCCGCCGCGCTCGCCGGGCTGCCCGACCACGACGCCACGGCCGCGCTGGTCCGCGTCGGCGGGAACGGCGGCTGGCGGGGCACGGCCGGTGTGCGGGACGTCCGCACGGGAGCGCCGGCCCTGGAGAACGCGCGGTTCCGGGCCGGTTCGGTGACGAAGGTGGTCACCGCCGCGATCGTGCTGCAACTGGCCGCGGAGGGCCGGATCGACCTCGACGGCACCGTGCAGCGGTATCTGCCGGGCCTGCTCACCGAGGACTTCAAGGAGCCCGTCACCGTACGGCAGTTGCTGGACTACACCAGCGGACTCCAGCCCGGGGCCTCCCTCGGTGACACGGTCGAGGCGGGCTACCCGCACCGCTTCGAGACACTGACGCCCCGTCAGGTCGTCGCCGCGTCCGTCGCCCGGGGCCCCGCGTACACCCCGGGTACGCGGCAGACCTACGGCAACATCCACTACACCGTGCTCGGCCTGCTCGTCGAGAAGGTGACCGGCGACTCGTACGCCCACCAGGCGCAGGTGCGGATCTTCCGGCCGCTGGGCATGCGGCACAGCTCCTTTCCCGCCGCCGGGGACACCAGGATCCACGGGCCGCACAACCGGGGCTACGACTGGATCGACGGCAAGCTGGTCGATGTGACGGAGTGGAACATGACCGACCGTTTCGCGGCCGGCGACCTCGTCTCGACCACCGCCGACCTGGAGCGGCTGCTGGTCGGGCTGTTCCGCGGCCGTGTGGTGCCCGAGCCGCAGCTGCGCGAGATGTTCACCCTGCCCGACGTGCCCGACGCGCACTACGGCGCGGCGCTGGAGCGGATCGAAATCAACGGCAAGGTGGTCTGGGGCAAGGGCGGCTCGCGGCCGGGTTACACCGCGGCGATCGCCGCGACCCGGGACCTGTCCCGGACCCTCGTCTACTCGGTGAACTCCACGGACGCCAAGGGCCCCGGCCAGCAGGCCGCCGCCGAGCGCTTCGCGTTCCCCGCGTTCAACCGCTGA
- a CDS encoding IclR family transcriptional regulator gives MAESVAGRVLSVLDAFVDAPVTLRLTEIARRTGLPVPTALRMVRELVAWGGLERAADGSYRLGTRIRTLGAAAPCPRGLLDTALPALRVLTARTGGHADVVIPAGGTALCLVTGERLPPHATAAGKVLLAHGLLPVPARAARHTPHTVVAPGTLTAQLARVRATGLAEAHEEHRPGRLSFAAPVFRAGTPVAAVALTTPTATRSSRLAPAVRLAAATVGRALDERR, from the coding sequence ATGGCCGAGAGCGTCGCGGGGCGGGTCCTCTCCGTGCTGGACGCGTTCGTGGACGCGCCGGTCACGCTGCGGCTGACGGAGATCGCCCGCCGTACGGGGCTGCCCGTGCCGACCGCGCTGCGCATGGTGCGGGAACTGGTGGCCTGGGGCGGGCTGGAACGCGCGGCGGACGGTTCCTACCGCCTCGGCACCCGGATCAGGACCCTCGGTGCCGCCGCCCCGTGCCCGCGCGGCCTGCTGGACACCGCGCTGCCGGCGCTGCGCGTCCTGACCGCGCGCACCGGCGGGCACGCCGACGTGGTGATCCCCGCCGGCGGCACGGCCCTGTGCCTGGTCACCGGCGAACGGCTCCCGCCGCACGCCACGGCCGCGGGCAAGGTCCTGCTGGCCCACGGCCTGCTCCCCGTCCCGGCCCGCGCCGCGCGGCACACTCCGCACACCGTCGTCGCCCCGGGCACGCTCACCGCCCAGCTGGCCCGCGTCCGCGCGACCGGCCTGGCCGAGGCCCACGAGGAACACCGCCCGGGCCGGCTCTCCTTCGCCGCGCCGGTGTTCCGGGCCGGCACCCCCGTTGCGGCGGTGGCCCTGACCACTCCGACGGCCACCCGCTCCTCCCGCCTCGCCCCGGCCGTCCGCCTGGCGGCGGCGACGGTGGGCCGCGCGCTGGACGAGCGCCGGTGA